In Mycobacterium sp. Aquia_216, a genomic segment contains:
- the mntR gene encoding manganese-binding transcriptional regulator MntR, with protein MRADDEAGGLTAVGQDYLKVIWNAQEWSVEKVSTKMLADRIGVSASTASESIRKLAEQGLVDHAKYGAVTLTEAGRRAALGVVRRHRLLETFLVNELGYGWDEVHDEAEVLEHAVSDRLVARIDAKLGFPQRDPHGDPIPASDGQVPTPPARQLWACSEGEIATVARISDKDPEMLRYFASVGINLDSRLRVATRREFAGMISVAIEAADGVENTVDLGSPAARAIWVVA; from the coding sequence GTGAGGGCTGACGACGAGGCTGGCGGTCTCACCGCGGTCGGCCAGGACTATCTCAAGGTCATCTGGAATGCCCAAGAGTGGTCGGTGGAAAAGGTCAGCACCAAAATGCTGGCCGACCGGATCGGGGTGTCGGCCAGCACTGCCTCGGAGTCGATCCGCAAACTCGCCGAGCAGGGGCTGGTCGACCATGCGAAGTACGGCGCGGTGACCCTGACCGAAGCGGGCCGGCGGGCGGCCTTAGGGGTGGTTCGCCGGCACCGGCTGCTGGAGACCTTCCTGGTCAACGAACTCGGCTACGGCTGGGACGAGGTGCACGACGAGGCCGAAGTGCTCGAGCACGCGGTGTCGGATCGGCTGGTGGCCCGCATCGACGCCAAACTGGGGTTCCCGCAGCGTGACCCGCACGGTGACCCGATCCCGGCCTCCGACGGACAGGTGCCCACCCCGCCGGCGCGCCAGCTGTGGGCGTGTAGCGAGGGTGAAATCGCGACGGTGGCCCGCATATCCGACAAGGACCCCGAGATGCTGCGGTATTTCGCCAGCGTCGGGATCAACCTCGACTCGCGGTTGCGGGTCGCAACCCGCCGCGAGTTCGCCGGCATGATCTCGGTCGCGATCGAGGCGGCAGACGGTGTCGAGAACACCGTCGACCTGGGCAGTCCGGCCGCCCGGGCGATCTGGGTCGTCGCCTAG
- a CDS encoding bifunctional riboflavin kinase/FAD synthetase translates to MQRWRGQDEIPTDWGRCVLTIGVFDGVHRGHAELIAHAVKAGRARNVPAVLMTFDPHPMEVVYPGSHPAQLTTLTRRAELVEELGVDVFLVMPFTTDFMKLTPERYVHELLVENLHVVEVVVGENFTFGKKALGNVGTLRKAGERFGFAVESMSLLSEHLSNETVTFSSTYIRSCVDAGDMVAATEALGRPHRVEGVVVRGHGRGVELGYPTANVAPPMYSAIPADGVYAAWFTVLGHGPATGTVVPGERYQAAVSVGTNPTFSGRTRTVEAFVLDTTADLYGQHVALDFVARIRGQQKFDSVKELVDAIGVDTDRTRSLLSD, encoded by the coding sequence GTGCAGCGGTGGCGCGGCCAAGACGAGATCCCCACTGACTGGGGCAGATGCGTGCTCACGATCGGCGTGTTCGACGGCGTACACCGCGGTCATGCCGAATTGATTGCGCACGCGGTGAAAGCAGGGCGGGCACGCAACGTGCCGGCCGTGCTGATGACGTTCGATCCGCACCCGATGGAAGTGGTCTATCCGGGCAGTCACCCGGCGCAGCTGACCACCCTGACGCGGCGCGCCGAGCTCGTCGAGGAGCTGGGTGTCGACGTCTTCCTGGTGATGCCGTTCACCACCGATTTCATGAAGCTCACACCGGAGCGCTACGTCCACGAGCTGCTGGTGGAGAACCTGCACGTCGTCGAGGTGGTGGTGGGGGAGAACTTCACCTTCGGCAAGAAGGCGCTGGGCAACGTCGGCACCCTGCGCAAGGCCGGTGAGCGGTTTGGATTCGCCGTCGAGTCGATGTCGCTGCTGTCCGAGCACCTCAGCAACGAGACGGTGACGTTCTCGTCGACCTACATCCGCTCCTGTGTGGATGCCGGTGACATGGTGGCGGCCACGGAGGCGCTGGGCCGCCCGCACCGCGTGGAAGGCGTCGTAGTCCGCGGGCACGGGCGCGGCGTCGAATTGGGTTACCCCACCGCCAATGTGGCACCGCCGATGTACTCGGCCATCCCGGCCGACGGTGTGTACGCCGCGTGGTTCACCGTGCTCGGACACGGACCGGCTACCGGGACCGTTGTCCCGGGGGAGCGCTACCAGGCCGCCGTCTCCGTCGGCACCAACCCGACGTTCTCCGGACGGACCCGCACCGTCGAAGCCTTCGTCCTCGATACGACGGCCGACCTGTACGGACAGCATGTCGCCCTGGACTTCGTCGCCCGCATCCGCGGACAGCAGAAGTTCGACTCGGTGAAAGAACTGGTGGACGCGATCGGTGTCGACACCGATCGCACGCGTTCGCTGCTCTCCGACTGA
- a CDS encoding lipid-transfer protein, protein MSNKVYVVGVGMTKFEKPGRREGWDYPDMARESGTNALADAGIDYSEIEQGYVGYVYGESTAGQRALYELGLTGIPIVNVNNNCSTGSTALFMAAQAIRGGLADCAIALGFEKMKPGSLAATYEDRTNPMDKHVKAMAEISEFAFPVAPWMFGAAGREHMQQYGSTAEHFAKIGYKNHKHSVNNPFAQFQEEYTLDDILGAKMIYDPLTKLQCSPTSDGSGAAILASEGFVDRHGLAGQAVEIVGQAMTTDFKSTFDGTAKGLIGHDMNVQAAQRVYDQSGLGPEDFQVIELHDCFSANELLLYEALGLCAAGEAPKLIDNGDTTYGGRWVVNPSGGLISKGHPLGATGLAQCAELNWQLRGQADKRQVDNVTAALQHNIGLGGAAVVTAYQRAER, encoded by the coding sequence ATGTCCAACAAGGTTTATGTCGTCGGCGTCGGCATGACGAAATTCGAGAAACCGGGCCGTCGCGAGGGCTGGGACTACCCGGACATGGCGCGAGAATCGGGAACCAACGCGCTGGCCGACGCCGGCATCGACTACAGCGAAATCGAGCAGGGCTACGTCGGCTATGTCTACGGCGAGTCGACAGCGGGGCAGCGCGCGCTCTACGAACTCGGCCTGACCGGCATTCCGATCGTCAATGTCAACAACAACTGTTCGACCGGCTCCACCGCCTTGTTCATGGCGGCGCAGGCGATCCGTGGCGGGTTGGCCGACTGCGCGATCGCGCTGGGGTTCGAGAAGATGAAGCCCGGATCGCTTGCGGCAACCTACGAAGACCGCACCAACCCGATGGACAAGCACGTCAAGGCGATGGCCGAGATCAGCGAGTTCGCCTTCCCGGTGGCGCCCTGGATGTTCGGAGCGGCGGGGCGCGAGCACATGCAGCAGTACGGCTCGACCGCCGAGCACTTCGCCAAGATCGGCTACAAGAACCACAAGCATTCGGTGAACAACCCGTTCGCGCAGTTCCAGGAGGAGTACACCCTCGACGACATCCTGGGCGCGAAGATGATCTACGACCCGCTGACCAAGCTGCAGTGCTCGCCGACGTCGGACGGCTCGGGCGCGGCGATCCTGGCCTCGGAGGGGTTCGTCGACCGCCACGGGCTGGCAGGTCAGGCGGTGGAGATCGTCGGCCAGGCGATGACGACCGACTTCAAGTCCACCTTCGACGGCACCGCCAAGGGCCTCATCGGACACGACATGAATGTGCAAGCAGCCCAACGGGTTTACGACCAGTCCGGTCTGGGTCCGGAAGACTTTCAGGTGATCGAGCTGCACGACTGCTTCTCGGCCAACGAGCTGCTGCTCTACGAAGCCCTCGGCCTGTGCGCGGCGGGCGAGGCGCCCAAGCTGATCGACAACGGCGACACCACCTACGGCGGACGCTGGGTGGTCAACCCGTCCGGCGGGCTGATCTCGAAGGGGCACCCGCTGGGTGCGACCGGGTTGGCGCAGTGCGCCGAACTGAACTGGCAGCTGCGGGGCCAGGCCGACAAGCGTCAGGTCGACAACGTCACCGCCGCACTGCAGCACAACATCGGGCTGGGTGGAGCGGCTGTGGTCACCGCGTACCAACGGGCCGAGCGCTGA
- a CDS encoding acyl-CoA dehydrogenase family protein produces MIEWSDTDVMMRDAVRQFVDKEIRPHLDELETGALSPYPIARRFFSQFGLDAMAAESVKKMLDRERAKQNGEPKGEKPDSADDSGGLGGQQSMVAVLVSEIARVSIGLLSTASVSLGLGAATIMSRGTLAQKERWLPELMTLEKIAAWAITEPDSGSDAFGGMKTTVRRSGDGDGAYILNGQKTFITNGPYADVLVVYAKLDEGDSSDKRNRPVLVFVLDSGMEGLTQGKPFKKMGMMSSPTGELFFDNVRLSPDRLLGESEQPAGGDGRDSARDNFAAERIGIAMMALGIIDECHRLCVDYAKNRTLWGKNIGQFQLIQLKLAKMEIARMNVQNMVFMTIERQQAGKPLTLAEASAVKLYSSETATEVAMEAVQLFGGNGYMAEYRVEQLARDAKSLMIYAGSNEVQVTHIAKGLLS; encoded by the coding sequence ATGATCGAGTGGTCTGACACCGATGTGATGATGCGGGATGCCGTTCGGCAGTTCGTGGACAAGGAGATCCGCCCGCATCTGGACGAACTGGAAACCGGTGCGCTGTCGCCCTATCCGATCGCCCGCAGGTTTTTCAGCCAGTTCGGCCTCGATGCCATGGCCGCCGAGTCCGTCAAGAAGATGCTGGACCGTGAGCGCGCCAAGCAGAATGGCGAACCCAAGGGTGAAAAGCCGGACAGCGCAGACGATTCCGGCGGCCTAGGTGGTCAGCAGTCGATGGTCGCGGTGCTGGTGTCCGAGATCGCCCGGGTCAGCATCGGGTTGCTGAGTACCGCGTCGGTCAGCCTCGGCCTGGGCGCGGCGACCATCATGAGCCGCGGCACGCTGGCGCAGAAAGAACGCTGGCTGCCCGAGCTGATGACGCTGGAAAAGATTGCGGCGTGGGCGATTACCGAGCCGGACTCCGGGTCGGATGCGTTCGGCGGCATGAAGACCACTGTCCGTCGCTCCGGCGACGGAGACGGAGCCTACATTCTCAACGGGCAGAAGACATTCATCACCAACGGGCCTTACGCCGACGTTCTGGTCGTCTACGCGAAGCTCGACGAGGGCGATTCATCGGATAAGCGGAACCGCCCGGTGCTGGTTTTCGTACTCGACTCGGGGATGGAAGGCCTGACGCAGGGCAAGCCGTTCAAGAAGATGGGCATGATGTCGTCGCCGACCGGCGAATTGTTCTTCGACAACGTGCGGCTGAGCCCGGACCGGCTGCTCGGCGAAAGCGAACAGCCCGCCGGCGGAGACGGCCGCGACAGCGCTCGCGACAATTTCGCCGCTGAGCGGATCGGAATCGCGATGATGGCGCTGGGCATCATCGACGAATGCCACCGGCTCTGCGTGGATTACGCGAAGAACCGCACGCTGTGGGGCAAGAACATCGGTCAGTTCCAGCTGATCCAGCTCAAGCTGGCGAAAATGGAAATCGCCCGGATGAACGTGCAGAACATGGTGTTCATGACCATCGAGCGCCAGCAGGCCGGTAAACCGCTGACGCTGGCCGAAGCGTCGGCCGTCAAGCTGTACTCGTCCGAGACGGCCACCGAGGTGGCGATGGAGGCCGTGCAGTTGTTCGGCGGCAACGGCTATATGGCCGAATACCGGGTCGAGCAGCTGGCGCGCGATGCGAAGTCGCTGATGATCTACGCCGGCAGCAACGAGGTCCAGGTCACCCACATCGCCAAGGGCCTGCTGAGCTAG